A single Nicotiana tabacum cultivar K326 chromosome 5, ASM71507v2, whole genome shotgun sequence DNA region contains:
- the LOC107824692 gene encoding uncharacterized protein LOC107824692 isoform X1, whose protein sequence is MSSGNVGRLPLMDVVKFKGVPILQQLHLEERLLRTSPQNCCIVNDGTNEPTIVMGISGKPAELLEIGSVLQDKIPVVKRFTGGGTVIVDHRTVFISFICNKDAVPTVQPYPRPIMSWSSQLYSKVFQGVGDFSLHENDYVFGNRKFGGNAQSIIKGRWIHHTSFLWDYEMMNMAYLKLPKRAPDYRQARDHSDFICRMKDYISRQEFINRTISALDSHFSVTSLELKSYDCPDDTKCMPSSRLLGKQELEESFESESGNVILQSL, encoded by the exons ATGAGTTCAGGAAATGTGGGGCGGCTGCCATTGATGGATGTTGTTAAATTTAAGGGAGTGCCAATTCTGCAGCAATTGCATTTGGAGGAACGGTTGCTCAGGACTTCACCTCAAAACTGTTGCATTGTAAATGATGGAACCAATGAACCCACAATTGTCATGGGTATTTCAGG AAAACCAGCTGAACTTCTTGAAATCGGTTCTGTTTTGCAAGACAAGATTCCAGTAGTAAAGAGGTTTACTGGAGGAGGCACTGTAATAGTCGATCACAGGACAGTTTTCATCTCCTTCATATGCAATAAGGATGCTGTCCCTACTGTACAACCATATCCTAGGCCCATCATGTCATGGAGCAGCCAACTCTATAGCAAGGTGTTTCAAGGAGTTGGGGATTTCTCTCTTCATGAAAATG ACTACGTTTTTGGCAACCGCAAGTTTGGGGGAAATGCTCAATCTATCATAAAAGGCCGTTGGATCCATCATACATCCTTTCTTTGGGATTATGAGATGATGAACATGGCTTATCTCAAACTTCCAAAACGAGCTCCTGACTATCGACAG GCAAGAGACCATTCAGACTTTATCTGCCGCATGAAGGATTATATATCTCGGCAAGAATTCATAAATAGAACCATATCTGCACTTGACAGCCACTTTTCTGTGACTTCTCTGGAGCTTAAATCATATGACTGTCCTGATGACACGAAATGTATGCCCTCCTCTAGACTGCTGGGAAAACAAGAACTGGAGGAAAGTTTTGAGTCTGAATCTGGGAATGTCATACTTCAGTCACTGTAA
- the LOC107824692 gene encoding uncharacterized protein LOC107824692 isoform X2, giving the protein MMEPMNPQLSWVFQGELSIFTLFYDKIPVVKRFTGGGTVIVDHRTVFISFICNKDAVPTVQPYPRPIMSWSSQLYSKVFQGVGDFSLHENDYVFGNRKFGGNAQSIIKGRWIHHTSFLWDYEMMNMAYLKLPKRAPDYRQARDHSDFICRMKDYISRQEFINRTISALDSHFSVTSLELKSYDCPDDTKCMPSSRLLGKQELEESFESESGNVILQSL; this is encoded by the exons ATGATGGAACCAATGAACCCACAATTGTCATGGGTATTTCAGGGTGAGCTATCAATTTTCACCCTTTTTTATG ACAAGATTCCAGTAGTAAAGAGGTTTACTGGAGGAGGCACTGTAATAGTCGATCACAGGACAGTTTTCATCTCCTTCATATGCAATAAGGATGCTGTCCCTACTGTACAACCATATCCTAGGCCCATCATGTCATGGAGCAGCCAACTCTATAGCAAGGTGTTTCAAGGAGTTGGGGATTTCTCTCTTCATGAAAATG ACTACGTTTTTGGCAACCGCAAGTTTGGGGGAAATGCTCAATCTATCATAAAAGGCCGTTGGATCCATCATACATCCTTTCTTTGGGATTATGAGATGATGAACATGGCTTATCTCAAACTTCCAAAACGAGCTCCTGACTATCGACAG GCAAGAGACCATTCAGACTTTATCTGCCGCATGAAGGATTATATATCTCGGCAAGAATTCATAAATAGAACCATATCTGCACTTGACAGCCACTTTTCTGTGACTTCTCTGGAGCTTAAATCATATGACTGTCCTGATGACACGAAATGTATGCCCTCCTCTAGACTGCTGGGAAAACAAGAACTGGAGGAAAGTTTTGAGTCTGAATCTGGGAATGTCATACTTCAGTCACTGTAA